In Agrobacterium sp. RAC06, a single window of DNA contains:
- the rpe gene encoding ribulose-phosphate 3-epimerase — MTRPLLISPSILAADFSRLGEEVRDVVDAGAEWVHLDVMDGHFVPNISFGPAIIKALRPWTKAVFDCHLMIAPADPYLAAFADAGCDIITVHAEAGPHLHRSLQTIRALGKKAGVSLNPATPLSVLEHVMDDLDLILIMSVNPGFGGQKYIPAMTDKIAKAKALIGNRPIDLEVDGGVTADNAAEIAKAGANALVAGSAIFKGKGVDDYRKTVDTLRKAAEGGRA; from the coding sequence ATGACCCGCCCTCTCCTGATCTCGCCTTCCATTCTGGCTGCCGACTTCTCCCGCCTCGGAGAAGAAGTGCGCGACGTCGTCGACGCCGGCGCAGAATGGGTGCATCTCGACGTGATGGACGGCCATTTCGTCCCGAACATCTCCTTCGGCCCCGCGATCATCAAGGCGCTGCGCCCCTGGACCAAGGCGGTCTTCGACTGCCACCTGATGATCGCGCCGGCCGATCCCTATCTCGCCGCCTTCGCTGATGCCGGCTGCGACATCATCACGGTGCATGCGGAAGCCGGTCCGCACCTGCATCGCTCGCTGCAGACCATACGGGCGCTCGGCAAGAAGGCCGGCGTTTCGCTCAATCCGGCAACGCCGCTTTCGGTCCTCGAGCATGTGATGGATGATCTCGACCTGATCCTGATCATGAGCGTCAACCCGGGCTTCGGCGGCCAGAAGTACATTCCGGCGATGACGGACAAAATCGCCAAGGCGAAGGCCCTGATCGGCAACCGCCCGATCGACCTCGAGGTCGATGGCGGCGTCACCGCCGACAATGCCGCCGAAATCGCCAAGGCCGGCGCCAATGCGCTGGTTGCCGGCTCGGCGATCTTCAAGGGCAAGGGCGTTGACGACTACCGCAAGACGGTCGACACTCTGCGCAAGGCAGCCGAGGGAGGTCGGGCTTGA
- a CDS encoding TfoX/Sxy family protein, whose product MDNAAIEEMFEAVGPVSIRRMFGGKGIYARGIIFALELRGELMLKGDDESAPLLEEAGARRWSYEGRSGKPVAMPYWTIPDEALDDPDIMAKWARIALDAAMRVTEREAAQRR is encoded by the coding sequence ATGGACAATGCGGCGATTGAGGAGATGTTCGAGGCGGTCGGGCCGGTGTCGATCCGTCGGATGTTCGGCGGCAAGGGCATTTATGCGCGCGGCATCATCTTCGCACTCGAACTGCGCGGCGAACTGATGCTGAAGGGTGACGACGAGAGTGCGCCCTTGCTCGAAGAAGCCGGCGCCCGGCGCTGGAGCTACGAGGGTCGAAGCGGCAAGCCTGTCGCCATGCCCTATTGGACGATCCCCGACGAAGCGCTCGACGACCCCGACATCATGGCGAAATGGGCGCGTATCGCGCTCGATGCCGCGATGCGGGTTACTGAGCGTGAGGCCGCTCAGCGCAGATAG
- a CDS encoding DUF2259 domain-containing protein: MKLQLSAIALALLTASAASAGDVAEMRPLGFSPDGKFFAFEQFGEQDGSGFAYAEIQVIDTETDQYVPGTPVSVLIKREEASIGEARRESLKQAKAILDERKIGDDPGHLVAMAPIGELAGKTDELRYQAYPSFYVSEGVYRVSLEQFEAKGEDLCVNLNVNVRGFALSIADDAKPEVRREVYRDKSIPKSRNCPSAYAVGGVVTPGYGSNGPHMIMVLVASLGFEGNNLRWLAVPVKP, from the coding sequence TTGAAACTGCAGCTATCTGCCATCGCGCTCGCGCTTCTGACGGCCTCTGCGGCCTCAGCCGGAGACGTGGCGGAAATGCGTCCCCTGGGTTTCTCGCCTGACGGCAAGTTCTTCGCCTTCGAGCAGTTCGGCGAGCAGGATGGCTCCGGCTTCGCCTATGCCGAAATTCAGGTGATCGACACCGAAACGGACCAGTATGTTCCGGGCACGCCGGTCAGCGTTCTGATCAAGCGGGAGGAAGCCTCCATCGGTGAAGCACGACGGGAGAGCCTGAAACAGGCGAAGGCCATCCTCGATGAACGCAAAATCGGTGACGACCCCGGGCATCTGGTGGCCATGGCACCGATCGGCGAACTCGCTGGCAAAACCGATGAATTACGCTACCAGGCTTATCCGAGCTTCTATGTGTCGGAAGGAGTGTACCGCGTGAGCCTCGAACAATTCGAGGCCAAGGGCGAGGATCTCTGTGTCAACCTGAACGTCAATGTGCGCGGCTTTGCGCTCTCGATCGCCGATGATGCAAAACCCGAGGTGCGGCGCGAGGTCTACCGCGACAAATCCATTCCGAAGAGCCGCAATTGCCCGAGTGCTTACGCCGTCGGCGGTGTCGTTACCCCAGGCTACGGCTCGAACGGACCGCACATGATCATGGTCCTAGTCGCATCCCTTGGCTTCGAGGGCAACAATCTGCGCTGGCTGGCCGTCCCGGTGAAGCCCTGA
- a CDS encoding AAA family ATPase: protein MAETSGKVLPETIDGIIDLLSAEDYLAGRPLATVLFLALKMKRPLFLEGEAGVGKTEVAKVLAKALDRPLIRLQCYEGLDVASAVYEWNYPAQMLEIRMAEASGVSDRTRLEGDIFSERYLIRRPVLQALQGEPGRAPVFLIDELDRTDEAFEAFLLEVLSDFQVTIPEFGTVKASEPPIVIVTSNRTREVHDALKRRCLYHWVDYPAAADELAIIRRKVKGCNEQLSRQIVAYVQKLRTIDLFKNPGIAETIDWATALTELDRLALDPETIADTLGTLLKYQEDIARIQGSEGEKLLSEVKAELLAKAG from the coding sequence ATGGCAGAGACCTCGGGAAAGGTGCTGCCGGAGACGATCGATGGCATAATCGATCTGCTTTCGGCTGAGGATTATCTGGCCGGCAGGCCGCTGGCGACGGTGCTATTTCTCGCGCTCAAGATGAAACGGCCGCTTTTCCTGGAAGGGGAAGCCGGTGTCGGCAAGACCGAAGTCGCCAAGGTGCTGGCCAAGGCGCTCGACCGCCCGCTAATCCGCCTGCAGTGCTACGAAGGCCTCGATGTGGCCTCCGCAGTCTACGAGTGGAACTACCCGGCACAGATGCTGGAAATCCGCATGGCTGAAGCCTCCGGCGTCTCGGATCGAACCCGGCTCGAGGGCGACATTTTTTCCGAGCGCTATCTGATTCGCCGTCCGGTCCTTCAGGCGCTGCAAGGCGAACCGGGACGCGCGCCGGTTTTCCTGATCGACGAACTCGACCGCACAGACGAGGCCTTCGAGGCTTTCCTGCTGGAAGTCCTCTCGGATTTCCAGGTGACCATCCCCGAATTCGGGACGGTGAAGGCCTCCGAGCCGCCGATCGTCATCGTCACGTCGAACCGCACCCGCGAGGTGCATGACGCGCTGAAGCGCCGGTGCCTCTACCATTGGGTCGACTATCCGGCCGCTGCCGACGAACTGGCGATCATCCGCCGCAAGGTGAAGGGTTGCAACGAACAGCTCTCCCGGCAGATCGTCGCCTATGTGCAGAAACTCAGGACCATCGACCTGTTCAAGAACCCCGGCATCGCCGAGACCATCGACTGGGCAACGGCGCTTACCGAACTCGACCGGTTGGCGCTCGATCCGGAGACGATCGCCGATACGCTCGGCACGCTTTTGAAGTACCAGGAAGACATCGCCCGCATCCAGGGCAGCGAGGGCGAGAAGCTGCTCTCGGAGGTCAAGGCCGAACTCCTGGCGAAGGCCGGCTGA
- the purB gene encoding adenylosuccinate lyase, producing MIPRYSRPEMVAIWSPETKFRIWFEIEAHACDALADLGVIPQESARTIWEKGGPAEFDVARIDEIEAVTKHDVIAFLTHLAEFIGPDSRFVHQGMTSSDVLDTTLNIQLVRAADILIADMDRVLAALKARAFEHKDTVRIGRSHGIHAEPTTMGLTFARFYAEMARNRDRLVNARAEVATGAISGAVGTFANIDPRVEEHVCAKLGLVPEPISTQVIPRDRHAMFFATLGVIASSIENVAIEIRHMQRTEVLEAEEFFSPGQKGSSAMPHKRNPVLTENLTGLARLVRMSVVPAMENVALWHERDISHSSVERAIGPDTTITLDFALNRLAGVIEKLVIYPENMLKNMNKFKGLVMSQRVLLALTQAGVSREDSYRLVQRNAMKVWEKGADFLEELLGDEEVRAALSEEDIREKFDLGYHTKHVDTIFARVFG from the coding sequence ATGATCCCGCGTTACTCCCGGCCGGAAATGGTCGCCATCTGGTCCCCCGAAACCAAGTTCCGCATCTGGTTCGAGATCGAGGCGCATGCCTGCGACGCGCTCGCTGACCTCGGCGTGATCCCACAGGAATCCGCACGCACCATCTGGGAAAAGGGTGGTCCGGCCGAATTCGACGTCGCCCGCATCGACGAGATCGAGGCCGTCACCAAGCACGACGTCATCGCCTTCCTGACGCATCTCGCCGAGTTCATTGGCCCGGATAGCCGCTTCGTCCACCAGGGCATGACCTCGTCGGACGTGCTCGACACGACCCTCAACATTCAGCTGGTCCGCGCCGCCGACATCCTGATCGCCGACATGGATCGGGTTCTGGCAGCGCTGAAGGCCCGCGCCTTCGAACACAAGGATACGGTCCGCATCGGCCGCAGCCACGGCATCCATGCCGAGCCGACAACGATGGGCCTGACCTTCGCCCGCTTCTATGCCGAAATGGCCCGCAACCGTGACCGCCTGGTCAATGCCCGTGCGGAAGTCGCGACCGGCGCGATCTCCGGCGCCGTCGGCACCTTCGCCAATATCGACCCGCGCGTCGAAGAACATGTCTGCGCCAAGCTCGGCCTCGTACCGGAGCCGATCTCGACCCAGGTCATCCCGCGCGACCGCCATGCGATGTTCTTCGCCACGCTTGGCGTCATCGCGTCCTCGATCGAGAACGTCGCGATCGAAATCCGCCACATGCAGCGCACGGAAGTGCTGGAAGCCGAAGAGTTCTTCTCGCCGGGCCAGAAGGGCTCGTCCGCCATGCCGCACAAGCGCAACCCGGTTCTGACCGAGAACCTGACGGGCCTCGCCCGCCTCGTGCGCATGTCGGTCGTTCCGGCGATGGAGAACGTCGCCCTCTGGCACGAGCGCGACATCAGCCATTCGAGCGTCGAGCGCGCCATCGGCCCCGACACCACGATCACGCTTGATTTCGCGCTCAACCGTCTGGCCGGCGTCATCGAAAAGCTCGTGATCTACCCCGAGAACATGTTGAAGAACATGAACAAGTTCAAGGGCCTGGTGATGAGCCAGCGCGTTCTGCTGGCGCTCACGCAAGCCGGCGTTTCGCGCGAGGACAGCTACCGGCTCGTGCAGCGCAACGCGATGAAGGTGTGGGAAAAAGGCGCCGACTTCCTCGAGGAACTTCTGGGTGATGAAGAGGTGCGCGCAGCGCTTTCGGAAGAAGACATTCGCGAAAAGTTCGACCTCGGCTACCATACCAAGCATGTCGACACGATCTTTGCCCGCGTCTTCGGCTGA
- a CDS encoding XdhC family protein, which produces MEISTLATLNAAKRDRLGAVLVSDLDTGVSQLITEDQVATDALGQEIRARLLSGKSGTAEIAGKSLFLNVHLPPPRIVVIGAVHISQALAPMAALSGFAVTIIDPRTAFATPERFAGIDLRADWPDEVFAGMPLDRYSAMVAVTHDPKIDDPGLIAALQARCFYVGALGSRKTHAKRVERLIAGGLDAETIAAIRAPIGIDIGAASPAEIAVAILADVIQSLRRRSVGAASGSHEASP; this is translated from the coding sequence ATGGAGATTTCGACGCTTGCGACTCTGAACGCCGCGAAACGTGACCGTCTCGGCGCCGTGCTGGTGAGCGACCTCGACACGGGCGTCTCGCAACTAATCACCGAGGATCAGGTTGCGACCGATGCCCTGGGGCAGGAGATCCGGGCGCGTCTTCTCTCCGGCAAGTCGGGCACTGCCGAGATCGCGGGCAAGAGCCTGTTCCTGAACGTGCATCTGCCGCCGCCGCGGATCGTCGTGATCGGCGCCGTGCACATCAGCCAGGCACTGGCGCCGATGGCGGCGCTATCAGGCTTTGCCGTCACCATCATCGATCCGCGCACAGCCTTCGCAACGCCCGAGCGCTTCGCCGGTATCGATCTACGGGCTGACTGGCCGGACGAGGTCTTCGCCGGGATGCCGCTCGACCGCTATTCCGCCATGGTGGCCGTCACCCATGATCCGAAGATCGACGATCCCGGCCTGATCGCGGCGCTGCAGGCGCGCTGCTTCTATGTCGGTGCGCTTGGCTCCCGCAAGACGCATGCGAAGCGCGTCGAGCGCTTGATTGCGGGCGGTCTGGATGCCGAGACCATTGCCGCCATCCGGGCCCCGATCGGCATCGATATCGGCGCTGCCTCACCGGCCGAAATCGCGGTCGCGATCCTCGCCGATGTCATCCAGTCGCTGCGCCGGCGTAGTGTCGGGGCGGCCTCCGGCTCCCATGAGGCCTCGCCGTGA
- a CDS encoding flavin reductase, with product MQVLDPAVYREAMSHYAGHVQIVTTEHQGIRRGVTITAACSVSDSPPMVLACLNNSNASNAVLFESGHFALNTLGAHHQDLANAFAGFGKLSAEDRFAQAEWQVMETGSPVLVDAIVAFDCVVTDRKVTNTHTILFGEVKAVHFGQREPSLIYLDRGYHTL from the coding sequence ATGCAAGTTCTGGATCCAGCCGTTTATCGCGAGGCCATGAGCCATTATGCGGGGCATGTGCAGATCGTGACGACGGAGCACCAAGGCATCCGGCGCGGGGTTACGATCACCGCCGCCTGCTCGGTGTCCGACAGCCCGCCCATGGTGCTTGCCTGCCTCAACAACAGCAATGCGAGCAATGCCGTGCTTTTCGAGAGTGGGCATTTCGCCTTGAATACGCTGGGCGCCCATCACCAGGATCTGGCGAATGCCTTTGCAGGGTTCGGCAAACTCTCTGCCGAAGACCGGTTTGCCCAGGCTGAATGGCAGGTGATGGAAACCGGGTCGCCGGTGCTTGTCGATGCGATCGTCGCCTTCGACTGTGTCGTGACCGACCGCAAGGTGACGAATACCCATACGATCCTTTTCGGCGAGGTGAAGGCGGTGCATTTCGGTCAGCGTGAGCCGTCGCTCATCTATCTGGACCGGGGCTATCACACGCTATAG
- a CDS encoding XdhC family protein, with protein sequence MTTEAVLRDPLEIAESWFAEGRSVAIATVIETWGSAPRPIGSHLVIDGEGNFEGSVSGGCVEGAVITEALDVIESGTPKMLEFGVADETAWRVGLSCGGRIRVQVERLG encoded by the coding sequence ATGACCACCGAAGCCGTTCTGCGCGATCCGCTCGAAATTGCCGAAAGCTGGTTCGCCGAGGGACGATCCGTCGCGATCGCGACTGTGATCGAGACCTGGGGCTCGGCGCCGCGCCCGATCGGCAGCCATCTTGTCATCGATGGCGAGGGTAATTTCGAGGGCTCGGTGTCCGGCGGCTGTGTCGAAGGGGCTGTCATCACGGAGGCGCTCGACGTGATCGAGAGCGGGACGCCGAAGATGCTCGAATTCGGCGTGGCCGACGAGACCGCCTGGCGGGTGGGGCTGTCCTGCGGCGGCCGCATCCGCGTGCAGGTCGAGAGGCTCGGCTGA
- a CDS encoding SDR family NAD(P)-dependent oxidoreductase produces the protein MAKFAIITGGSSGIGRHLVSAFVREGYDVAFTHLGQPDAAAEVEKDVSALGDRAIGRECEVANSADIEAFLDEVIAWAGQVPDVLVNNAGIQTWASMLELSEERWDAVISTNLKGTFLNSQRVARRMVEAGKGGSIINLGSGCNKQAFPKLVDYTASKGGIEQLTKVSAVELGPHQIRVNCVAPGAIETARTQAEAPDYAKTWGDVTPLRRVGTPEDIAGPVLFLAGPQSAFVTGQTIWVDGGVFSQAFWPYRD, from the coding sequence GTGGCCAAATTTGCAATCATCACCGGCGGAAGCTCCGGCATCGGCCGTCATCTGGTGTCGGCCTTTGTGCGCGAAGGATATGACGTCGCCTTTACCCATCTCGGTCAGCCGGATGCCGCAGCGGAGGTCGAGAAGGATGTGTCTGCGCTTGGTGATCGCGCGATCGGTCGGGAATGCGAGGTGGCCAACAGCGCTGACATCGAAGCATTCCTGGACGAGGTGATCGCCTGGGCGGGACAGGTGCCGGACGTGCTCGTCAACAATGCCGGCATCCAGACCTGGGCCTCGATGCTTGAGCTTTCCGAAGAGCGCTGGGACGCCGTCATCAGCACCAATCTCAAGGGCACCTTCCTCAACAGCCAGCGTGTGGCGCGCCGCATGGTCGAGGCGGGCAAGGGCGGGTCGATCATCAATCTCGGTTCCGGCTGCAACAAGCAGGCCTTTCCGAAACTGGTCGACTATACTGCATCGAAGGGCGGCATCGAGCAGCTGACCAAAGTGTCGGCCGTCGAGCTCGGGCCGCATCAGATCCGCGTCAATTGCGTGGCACCCGGTGCGATCGAAACGGCACGCACCCAGGCCGAGGCTCCCGATTATGCGAAGACCTGGGGCGATGTGACGCCTCTGCGTCGTGTCGGCACGCCGGAAGACATCGCAGGACCGGTCCTTTTCCTCGCCGGTCCGCAATCGGCTTTTGTGACCGGCCAGACGATCTGGGTGGATGGCGGCGTGTTCAGCCAGGCCTTCTGGCCCTACCGAGACTGA
- a CDS encoding branched-chain amino acid ABC transporter substrate-binding protein, whose translation MTHARPFTTWLSLPALLVLSVPASSAAELKLAVVAPTAGSFAVLGDQVREGAALAAEGLSISIVEIDEPCTEGSGQAVAEAITAAGVKAAVGFLCSETLKEGLPVLADANLPALTLSVRWKGLMEDAVKAGWPLFRLAPNGDQESGKLSQVILRDWPGEPVALLEDGTIRGRELTEAIRITLEERGLKPAFIDTFRPGQEQQLTLVRRLKTAGISHVFVGGDRNDVSIIARDAKAEDLSLTLLGGEAMRAADEPVPLEDGVLAVGLVETPQGPSAPALIGDFEAAGIAPEGYVLPAHAAVTMLADSWGISSAMGTPVTDALIGTTFETVIGPITFGEDHELTENPYRLMKWQDNAFVPVSEPSQ comes from the coding sequence ATGACCCACGCACGCCCTTTCACAACCTGGCTTTCGCTCCCCGCTTTGCTCGTGCTCAGCGTGCCCGCATCGTCGGCTGCGGAGCTGAAACTTGCCGTGGTCGCCCCGACGGCCGGTAGCTTCGCCGTGCTCGGCGACCAGGTGCGCGAGGGCGCGGCGCTGGCCGCAGAAGGACTATCAATCAGCATTGTCGAGATCGACGAGCCCTGCACCGAAGGCAGCGGCCAGGCGGTGGCCGAAGCGATCACGGCGGCCGGGGTGAAGGCAGCGGTCGGCTTTCTCTGCAGCGAAACCTTGAAGGAGGGCCTGCCCGTTCTGGCAGATGCCAACCTTCCCGCACTGACACTGTCGGTCCGCTGGAAAGGGCTGATGGAGGATGCGGTAAAGGCCGGCTGGCCGCTGTTCCGTCTCGCACCCAATGGCGATCAGGAATCCGGCAAGCTCTCTCAGGTCATCCTGCGTGATTGGCCAGGCGAACCGGTGGCTCTGCTGGAAGACGGCACGATCCGCGGCCGAGAACTGACCGAGGCGATCCGGATCACGCTCGAAGAACGCGGCCTGAAACCCGCCTTCATTGACACCTTCCGACCGGGTCAGGAGCAGCAGCTGACACTGGTCCGTCGGCTCAAGACGGCCGGCATCAGCCATGTCTTTGTCGGTGGCGATCGCAACGATGTCTCGATCATCGCCCGTGACGCCAAGGCTGAAGACCTGTCACTGACGCTTCTCGGCGGCGAAGCCATGCGGGCGGCAGATGAACCGGTTCCACTGGAAGATGGCGTGCTCGCGGTCGGTCTCGTGGAGACACCGCAGGGGCCATCGGCTCCGGCGCTGATCGGCGATTTCGAGGCCGCAGGGATAGCTCCAGAGGGCTATGTTCTGCCGGCCCATGCGGCCGTCACCATGCTCGCGGATTCCTGGGGCATCTCGTCCGCCATGGGCACACCCGTCACGGATGCACTGATCGGCACGACCTTCGAGACGGTGATCGGCCCGATCACCTTCGGTGAGGATCACGAGCTGACCGAGAACCCCTATCGCTTGATGAAATGGCAGGACAACGCATTCGTGCCCGTGTCCGAACCATCGCAGTAA
- a CDS encoding NTP transferase domain-containing protein, which translates to MRFGPILTPEAEGAILAHSQPLASGKLPKGHRLQTADLVRLKAEGVTTVIACRLEPGDLMEDEAADRLSAAIEPRGLTRSPASTGRVNFYASANGLFRANRTLVDRFNAVDPAITLACLADRRDVRAGDLVATVKIIPLAVAGARVAEAAALLQEVVIAFEVAPYCRHRVHLVATHLPSLKPSVMDKTTRVLEARLAPSASRLASEHRVPHRADAVADAIRASLNDRAVVEDGPPLIVVFGASAVADADDVIPSAIRLAGGVVDQVGLPVDPGNLLVLGHVGDVPVIGAPGCARSPKENGFDWVLNGILAGQPPDRMEMAGWGVGGLLMEIPSRPLPRLSATKDVDPAAFGLVVLAAGRASRMGEGGRHKLLAEFEGEPLVRRSVRQAIEAGVGAVTVITGHRSGEVAEALAGFAVEVLENEHFLTGMASSLKAGLASVEAKGLPGMMVLLADMPNVSSADIAALASAYGKSGGKAIVRAVSDGQRGNPVILPAATFEALKTLEGDIGARPVIESAGLAVIDVEIGPAARLDVDTPEAILAAGGILKD; encoded by the coding sequence GTGAGGTTCGGGCCGATCCTGACACCAGAAGCTGAGGGTGCGATCCTTGCGCATTCCCAGCCACTCGCCTCCGGCAAACTGCCGAAGGGCCACCGCCTGCAGACGGCGGATCTCGTTCGCTTGAAGGCAGAGGGGGTAACGACCGTCATTGCCTGCCGGCTGGAACCGGGCGACCTGATGGAAGACGAAGCGGCCGACCGGTTGAGCGCTGCAATAGAGCCCAGAGGCCTGACCCGCAGTCCGGCCTCGACCGGGCGGGTGAATTTCTATGCCTCTGCAAACGGTCTCTTTCGCGCGAACAGGACGTTGGTCGACCGCTTCAACGCCGTCGATCCCGCGATCACGCTCGCCTGTCTCGCTGATCGGCGGGACGTGCGGGCCGGTGATCTCGTCGCGACCGTGAAGATCATCCCGCTGGCCGTGGCCGGTGCACGTGTTGCAGAAGCTGCTGCCCTCCTGCAGGAGGTGGTCATCGCCTTTGAGGTCGCGCCCTATTGTCGCCACCGGGTACATCTCGTCGCGACCCATCTGCCGTCCCTGAAACCGTCTGTCATGGACAAGACGACCCGCGTGCTTGAAGCCCGGCTTGCGCCCTCGGCGAGCCGACTTGCATCTGAACACCGGGTCCCGCATCGGGCTGACGCCGTGGCGGACGCCATCCGCGCCTCGCTTAACGACAGAGCTGTCGTGGAAGACGGTCCGCCGCTCATCGTCGTCTTTGGTGCCTCGGCCGTGGCAGATGCCGATGACGTGATACCCTCCGCCATCCGCCTTGCCGGTGGCGTGGTCGATCAGGTCGGCCTGCCCGTCGATCCTGGCAATCTGCTGGTTCTCGGTCATGTGGGCGATGTCCCCGTCATCGGTGCGCCAGGCTGCGCCCGCTCGCCGAAAGAAAATGGTTTCGACTGGGTCCTGAATGGCATTCTCGCCGGTCAACCGCCCGACCGCATGGAAATGGCGGGCTGGGGCGTCGGTGGTCTGCTGATGGAAATCCCGAGCCGTCCGCTGCCGCGTCTAAGTGCCACGAAGGACGTCGATCCGGCGGCCTTTGGCCTCGTGGTGCTTGCCGCAGGGCGGGCAAGCCGGATGGGCGAGGGTGGTCGCCATAAGCTGCTCGCCGAGTTCGAGGGCGAGCCGCTCGTACGACGCTCCGTGCGTCAGGCAATCGAGGCCGGCGTCGGTGCTGTTACGGTCATCACCGGCCATCGCAGCGGCGAGGTTGCCGAGGCGCTTGCAGGGTTCGCTGTTGAAGTGCTGGAAAATGAACACTTTTTGACCGGTATGGCGAGTTCGCTGAAGGCGGGTCTTGCCTCGGTCGAGGCCAAGGGGCTGCCTGGCATGATGGTGCTGCTGGCTGACATGCCGAACGTCTCCAGCGCGGATATCGCAGCACTTGCAAGCGCTTACGGTAAATCCGGCGGCAAGGCGATTGTGCGCGCCGTTTCCGATGGCCAGCGCGGCAATCCCGTCATTTTGCCCGCAGCAACCTTCGAGGCCTTGAAGACGCTTGAAGGCGATATCGGCGCCCGGCCTGTGATCGAAAGCGCGGGGCTTGCCGTCATCGATGTCGAGATCGGCCCCGCTGCCCGTCTTGACGTCGATACGCCCGAGGCCATTCTGGCAGCCGGCGGGATCCTGAAGGATTGA
- a CDS encoding vWA domain-containing protein, which yields MESFGPHPASGRDGIVVPPPVKGDGRLADNIVHFARVLRRAGLKPGPGAVIDAIKAIDAIGIGLRIEFHAALSAIFVKRHEDQPVFDEAFSIFWRSRDLVGKMIALMSPVAAIGEQQKPKTGGARVSDALFADRKREPKPLDEPDVEIDARLTVSGQEVFRRLDFGQMTASELKEARRAIERLAMPLDLVQTRRYRMSPRGRIIDPRASMRQSLRTGGDLMLPKFRERRQQPPPLVILADISGSMSQYTRICLHFLHVLTERRRRVHTFLFGTRLTNVTRQLRHRDPDEAIAQCTDAVADWSGGTRIGETLRLFNRHWGRRVLGQGAVVLLITDGLERDEVDMLARETDRLHRSCRRLVWLNPLLRFAGFEARARGVRAMLPHVDELRSVHNLEALSDLVQSLSGAPDRNCDPRRYLASDRSQP from the coding sequence ATGGAAAGCTTCGGGCCGCATCCCGCCAGTGGACGTGACGGAATCGTTGTGCCGCCACCGGTTAAGGGTGATGGGCGGCTTGCCGACAATATCGTGCATTTTGCGCGTGTCTTGCGCAGGGCCGGTCTTAAGCCCGGACCCGGAGCTGTGATCGATGCCATCAAAGCGATCGATGCGATTGGCATCGGCTTGCGCATCGAGTTCCATGCGGCGCTCTCGGCGATCTTCGTCAAGCGGCACGAGGATCAGCCGGTTTTCGACGAGGCCTTTTCGATCTTCTGGCGCTCACGGGATCTCGTCGGCAAGATGATCGCGCTGATGTCGCCGGTGGCGGCGATCGGAGAGCAGCAGAAGCCGAAGACCGGCGGAGCGCGTGTCAGCGATGCTTTGTTTGCCGACAGAAAACGCGAGCCGAAGCCACTCGACGAGCCGGATGTCGAGATCGATGCTCGGCTCACGGTTTCGGGCCAGGAGGTCTTTCGCCGGCTTGATTTCGGGCAGATGACGGCGAGCGAACTGAAGGAGGCGCGGCGTGCGATTGAACGCTTGGCCATGCCGCTCGATCTCGTTCAAACGCGCCGTTACCGGATGTCGCCACGCGGGCGCATCATCGATCCGCGCGCCAGCATGCGCCAGTCGCTGCGGACCGGCGGCGACCTGATGCTGCCCAAGTTTCGAGAGCGCCGGCAACAGCCGCCGCCGCTCGTCATCCTCGCGGACATTTCCGGTTCGATGAGCCAGTATACCCGCATCTGCCTGCATTTCCTGCATGTTCTGACCGAACGTCGCCGCCGGGTGCATACCTTCCTCTTTGGTACGCGGCTGACCAATGTGACGAGGCAACTCCGTCACCGAGATCCGGACGAGGCGATTGCGCAATGCACAGACGCCGTGGCCGACTGGTCGGGCGGTACGCGGATCGGCGAAACGCTCAGGCTCTTCAACCGCCATTGGGGCCGTCGCGTTCTGGGGCAGGGTGCCGTTGTTCTCCTGATCACCGACGGGCTGGAGCGGGACGAGGTCGATATGCTTGCCCGCGAGACCGACCGGCTACATCGTTCGTGTAGGCGCCTCGTCTGGCTCAATCCGCTGCTGCGCTTTGCCGGTTTTGAAGCGCGCGCGCGGGGGGTGCGCGCCATGCTGCCGCATGTCGACGAGTTGCGGTCAGTCCATAATCTGGAAGCGCTTTCGGATCTCGTCCAATCTCTTTCCGGGGCGCCGGATCGGAACTGCGATCCCCGGCGTTACCTCGCTTCAGACAGGAGCCAGCCATGA